From Papilio machaon chromosome 2, ilPapMach1.1, whole genome shotgun sequence, the proteins below share one genomic window:
- the LOC106709079 gene encoding ras-related protein Rap-2a — MREFKVVVLGSGGVGKSALTVQFVSGCFMEKYDPTIEDFYRKEIEVDNSPCVLEILDTAGTEQFASMRDLYIKNGQGFVVVYSLTNHQTFQDIKPMKELITRVKGSERVPILLVGNKADLEHQREVSQAEGSSLAQMWGCPFFEGSAKSRINVNEMFAEIVREMNVSPEKDKKPYCCCTVL, encoded by the coding sequence ATGCGCGAATTCAAAGTAGTTGTACTGGGATCGGGTGGGGTCGGCAAGAGTGCTTTGACGGTGCAATTTGTGTCTGGATGTTTTATGGAAAAATACGACCCCACCATAGAGGACTTTTATAGGAAAGAAATAGAAGTGGACAATTCTCCGTGTGTTTTAGAAATATTGGATACAGCGGGCACGGAACAATTTGCATCTATGAGagatttgtatataaaaaatggcCAAGGCTTTGTTGTAGTGTATTCTTTAACCAATCACCAGACGTTCCAAGACATAAAGCCAATGAAAGAGTTAATTACGCGCGTCAAAGGTTCAGAGCGTGTGCCGATACTGCTAGTGGGCAACAAAGCAGACTTGGAGCACCAGCGGGAGGTCTCACAAGCTGAGGGCTCTAGCCTCGCGCAAATGTGGGGCTGCCCGTTCTTCGAGGGCTCTGCCAAGAGTCGCATCAATGTGAATGAAATGTTTGCAGAGATTGTGCGCGAAATGAACGTTAGTCCAGAGAAGGACAAGAAACCTTATTGTTGTTGTACAGTGCTTTAA